Proteins found in one Pseudomonadota bacterium genomic segment:
- a CDS encoding efflux RND transporter permease subunit, with the protein MLSKFFIERPVLSNVIALVILLIGGVCIFTLPVGQYPPITPPTIQVTAYYPGANAKIVVETVALPIEQKVNGIQDLLYMESTATNDGRYALVVTFEVGTDPDEAQVLVQNRVSAALASLPSAVQEQGVVTEKKSTSILQIVTLTSKNDEFDALFLSNYATINLHDELAKLTGVGDVLVFGIGEYSMRIWLNPEEMLVRSLTPADVINAIQEQNQEVSAGQTGMPPVPEGQDFQITVNLNGALTEVEQFEEIIVKAADDAGAQVTRIRDIGRVELGSENYGQAFTLNNKPAAGLAIFQLPDANALDAAQQVRDTMKRMSADFPEGLEYGIPFDTTIVVEKSIDEVYMTLFEAGILVLIVIVIFLQDWRATLVPTTTVPITIVGAFAAMALMGFSINILTLLALVLSIGIVVDDAIVVVEGVTQEIEKDKKPKVAAVDAMRQLFGPIVGITLVLMSVFLPAAFMPGITGQMFRQFALVIAATALISAINAITLKPTQCGQWLRSVPKTKRKFFVFRIFDWLYDPFERWYVRLIGRMVNHSILMSLIALTLVGLAFFGLTRIPTGFIPIEDEGYVVVAAYLPDGASLERTEATMKDISDLSLNIPGVEYAVAISGMSLLESSASLANAGVAYLVLKDWSERGDGEDLLSIYNNLNAKLKELQEAHTLVVIPPPVPGIGLSGGFEMMIEMTDGSFDYQELQQVTDAIAAAALSEPEVLNAFSTFSAQAPQVSVIVNRQQTEVFGVAVGDLFNTLQAYLGSAYVGQFTKFGHNFSIFVQADQQYRLQPEDIKQFYVRSQSGDMVPVGSVADIQSDQGPGVVTLYNLYPAAEVNGIANQGYSSGQAIELLEQIADENLPSNMRYEWTGLSYQEQLVGNSAYFIFALAVTLVFFVLAGQYESWVTPGSVLFAVPLALLGTVAVLLGIGIANNLYVQIGLVLLIALSAKNAILIVEVARHLHAQGVDVREAAVKAAETRFRPILMTSFAFILGVVPLVLASGAGANARKSLGITVFTGMLASTCLAVLFVPSYYVVLQRWQDYRARKKEKKAAAKASP; encoded by the coding sequence ATGCTGTCAAAGTTCTTCATTGAGCGGCCCGTTCTTTCGAACGTTATCGCGCTGGTCATTCTCCTGATTGGCGGTGTTTGCATCTTCACCTTGCCGGTTGGCCAGTACCCGCCGATCACGCCGCCGACCATTCAGGTTACCGCCTATTACCCGGGCGCCAACGCCAAGATCGTGGTCGAGACGGTGGCCTTGCCGATAGAGCAAAAGGTCAACGGCATTCAGGACCTGCTCTATATGGAGTCGACCGCGACAAATGACGGTCGCTATGCGCTCGTCGTGACGTTCGAGGTCGGCACCGATCCCGACGAAGCCCAGGTTCTGGTGCAGAACCGGGTATCGGCCGCACTCGCCAGCCTGCCCAGCGCGGTGCAGGAGCAAGGTGTCGTAACTGAGAAGAAGTCAACATCGATCCTGCAGATCGTGACGCTGACATCGAAGAACGATGAGTTCGATGCGCTCTTCCTGAGCAACTACGCCACGATCAACCTGCACGACGAACTCGCCAAACTGACAGGTGTCGGCGATGTGCTGGTCTTTGGCATCGGCGAGTACAGCATGCGGATCTGGCTGAACCCGGAAGAGATGCTGGTCCGTTCTTTGACGCCCGCCGATGTCATCAATGCCATCCAGGAGCAGAACCAGGAGGTCTCGGCCGGCCAGACCGGCATGCCGCCGGTGCCGGAAGGCCAGGATTTCCAGATTACGGTCAATCTCAACGGGGCGCTGACCGAGGTCGAGCAGTTCGAGGAGATCATCGTCAAGGCAGCCGATGACGCCGGCGCCCAGGTTACCCGCATTCGCGACATCGGCCGTGTCGAGCTGGGCAGTGAGAATTATGGCCAGGCTTTTACCCTGAACAACAAGCCTGCGGCGGGCCTGGCGATCTTCCAACTGCCTGATGCCAACGCCCTGGATGCCGCCCAGCAAGTCAGGGACACCATGAAACGGATGTCCGCTGACTTTCCCGAAGGTCTTGAGTACGGCATCCCGTTCGACACCACGATCGTCGTCGAGAAGTCGATCGACGAGGTCTATATGACGTTGTTCGAGGCCGGGATCCTGGTCTTGATTGTGATCGTCATATTCCTGCAGGACTGGCGGGCAACCCTTGTGCCGACGACAACCGTGCCGATCACCATTGTCGGCGCATTCGCGGCGATGGCGCTGATGGGGTTCAGCATCAATATCCTGACACTGCTGGCGTTGGTGTTGTCGATCGGCATCGTGGTCGACGATGCGATCGTTGTCGTTGAAGGCGTCACCCAGGAGATCGAAAAGGACAAGAAACCGAAGGTGGCCGCGGTCGATGCCATGCGTCAGCTGTTCGGCCCGATCGTCGGTATCACGCTGGTGCTGATGTCCGTCTTTCTGCCGGCGGCCTTCATGCCGGGCATCACAGGCCAAATGTTCCGCCAGTTTGCCCTGGTGATCGCCGCGACGGCGCTGATCAGCGCGATCAACGCCATTACGCTTAAGCCGACACAGTGCGGCCAGTGGCTGAGGTCCGTGCCAAAGACGAAACGAAAGTTCTTCGTCTTCCGCATCTTTGACTGGCTCTACGACCCCTTCGAGCGTTGGTATGTCCGCTTGATCGGCCGTATGGTCAACCACAGCATCCTAATGTCGCTGATCGCGCTCACCCTTGTCGGGTTGGCGTTCTTTGGCCTGACACGCATCCCGACCGGCTTCATCCCGATCGAGGACGAAGGTTACGTGGTCGTCGCCGCCTATCTGCCGGATGGCGCCTCGCTGGAGCGCACGGAAGCGACGATGAAGGACATTTCCGATCTCTCGCTCAACATTCCAGGCGTCGAGTATGCGGTCGCGATCAGCGGTATGTCGTTGCTGGAGAGCAGCGCCTCGCTCGCCAATGCCGGCGTTGCCTATCTGGTTCTAAAGGACTGGAGCGAGCGTGGCGATGGCGAGGATCTGTTATCGATCTACAATAATCTCAACGCCAAGCTGAAGGAGCTGCAGGAGGCCCATACGCTTGTCGTCATCCCGCCGCCGGTTCCCGGTATCGGTCTGTCGGGCGGCTTCGAGATGATGATCGAAATGACCGATGGCAGTTTTGACTATCAGGAACTGCAGCAGGTGACTGACGCCATCGCCGCGGCCGCGCTGAGTGAACCGGAGGTCCTCAACGCCTTTTCGACCTTCAGCGCCCAGGCGCCCCAGGTCAGCGTCATCGTCAATCGCCAGCAGACCGAGGTGTTCGGTGTTGCCGTCGGCGATCTCTTCAACACGCTACAGGCTTATCTTGGCTCGGCCTATGTCGGCCAGTTCACCAAGTTCGGCCACAACTTCTCAATCTTCGTTCAAGCCGATCAGCAGTACCGGCTGCAGCCGGAAGACATCAAACAGTTCTATGTGCGCAGCCAAAGCGGCGACATGGTCCCGGTCGGCTCGGTCGCCGACATCCAATCGGACCAGGGCCCGGGCGTCGTGACACTCTACAACCTCTACCCGGCGGCCGAGGTCAACGGCATCGCGAACCAGGGCTACAGCTCCGGTCAGGCGATCGAGCTCCTGGAGCAGATCGCCGACGAAAACCTGCCGTCGAACATGCGCTACGAGTGGACCGGCTTGTCGTATCAGGAGCAACTGGTCGGCAACTCCGCCTATTTCATCTTCGCGCTTGCGGTCACGCTCGTGTTCTTTGTCCTGGCCGGCCAATACGAGAGCTGGGTGACGCCGGGCAGCGTGTTGTTCGCGGTCCCGTTGGCGCTTTTGGGCACCGTCGCCGTGTTGCTGGGGATCGGTATCGCCAACAACCTTTACGTCCAGATTGGCCTAGTCTTGCTGATAGCGTTATCGGCCAAGAATGCGATCCTTATTGTCGAGGTCGCGCGCCATTTGCATGCCCAAGGTGTCGACGTGCGCGAAGCCGCCGTCAAGGCTGCCGAGACCCGGTTCCGGCCAATCCTGATGACCTCGTTCGCCTTTATCCTGGGCGTTGTTCCTCTGGTCCTGGCGAGCGGCGCCGGCGCCAACGCCCGCAAGTCGCTGGGCATCACCGTTTTCACTGGCATGCTGGCGTCGACCTGCCTGGCGGTGCTGTTCGTGCCGTCCTATTACGTCGTCTTGCAGCGTTGGCAGGACTACCGCGCGCGCAAGAAGGAAAAAAAGGCGGCCGCCAAGGCCTCGCCCTGA
- the mscL gene encoding large conductance mechanosensitive channel protein MscL, translated as MFKEFKEFAIKGNVMDMAIGIIIGAAFTSVVKSMVDDILMPIVGYFTGGVDFTSIFTVLGDGAYESLAAAQEAGAATINWGVFINNCISFVIVAWVVFMLVKSMNAAKRKEEEAPAEPAAPPREEVLLEEIRDILAKS; from the coding sequence ATGTTTAAGGAGTTCAAGGAGTTTGCCATTAAGGGCAACGTGATGGACATGGCCATCGGCATCATTATCGGCGCGGCTTTCACCAGCGTCGTGAAGTCGATGGTCGATGACATCCTGATGCCGATCGTCGGTTACTTTACCGGCGGTGTCGACTTCACCAGCATCTTTACCGTCTTGGGGGACGGCGCGTACGAGTCGCTCGCCGCCGCGCAGGAGGCCGGCGCCGCCACCATCAACTGGGGCGTCTTCATCAACAACTGCATCAGCTTTGTGATCGTTGCCTGGGTCGTGTTCATGTTGGTCAAATCCATGAACGCCGCCAAGCGCAAGGAAGAGGAGGCGCCAGCGGAACCGGCAGCGCCACCGCGCGAAGAGGTTCTGCTGGAGGAGATTCGCGACATTCTCGCGAAGTCCTGA
- a CDS encoding PAS domain S-box protein, whose product MPDAKTLKAYINLVTACLTAADDLYLATADALGRELLERGIDLEELAALNQAALEHLLGTRQEINPATVVATCSDILRRLLAVYDTDSRERRHELEAVGHELRERETFLRSVIDAAPAAINIKDREGRYVLVNRYLSAMFGVSPEDMIGRTDDQKRRMQYKDLNGTDDDSQVLKSGMAVLNREGEYRINGERSVWFSSKTPIKDDTGNVSHVATVSIDITERILAEEELRKSEQQFRRIVESHPLPVWLVEIDSGRILYESPAASELLGVEWPAREQRNVVDFYADPGDRGAYLAEIKKTGEVRDLKFQVKRADGDVIWVSVTSRLLQTNGPPVAISSMVDLTERLAFEDELERQKEVLHQNEKLSAMGELLASVAHELNNPLSVVVGQAILLAESAADEQMKDRADRIGHAAERCGRIVKTFLAMARQQPSISEPIDVNHAIDVALEVCDDDLNSADIKISRHLSHKLPAVAADFGQISQVIANLIINAKHAMENHSDDRVLKLTSSFRPTTGDVVVKVKDSGPGIPSEIRNRIFEPFFTTKATGKGTGIGLALCHRIIETHGGRIKLDDACKDGTAFVIKLPCHHAERAEQLTMESTTQGARQLSILAIDDEEDMTELVADILRFDGHDVETANSGKRALELIAQNDFDVILSDLRMPGLDGPTLFRHLEESRPELVSCIAFITGDTLSTDIHQFLKSSKRPYLEKPAGPADIRALVQAIAEQRGT is encoded by the coding sequence ATGCCGGACGCCAAGACCCTTAAGGCATACATCAATCTGGTGACGGCCTGTCTGACGGCAGCGGACGATTTGTACCTCGCGACCGCCGATGCCTTAGGTCGCGAGTTGCTGGAGCGCGGTATCGATTTGGAGGAACTGGCCGCGCTCAATCAAGCGGCCCTTGAGCATCTGTTGGGCACGCGCCAGGAGATCAACCCTGCGACAGTCGTCGCAACATGCTCTGACATCCTGCGTCGTTTGTTGGCGGTGTATGACACCGATAGCCGGGAGCGGCGACATGAGCTGGAAGCGGTCGGCCATGAGCTGCGCGAACGCGAAACCTTCCTGCGCAGCGTCATCGATGCGGCGCCAGCGGCCATCAATATCAAGGACCGCGAGGGCCGCTACGTCTTGGTGAACCGCTACTTGTCTGCCATGTTCGGTGTTTCGCCGGAAGATATGATCGGTCGCACCGACGACCAGAAACGTCGGATGCAATACAAGGACCTGAACGGGACCGATGATGACAGCCAGGTCTTGAAGAGCGGCATGGCGGTTCTGAACCGCGAGGGTGAATACCGCATCAATGGTGAGCGTTCCGTCTGGTTCAGTTCGAAGACACCGATCAAGGACGACACCGGCAATGTCAGCCACGTCGCTACGGTCAGCATCGACATCACCGAGCGTATTCTGGCCGAAGAAGAACTGCGTAAGAGCGAACAGCAGTTCCGCAGGATCGTCGAGTCGCACCCGCTGCCGGTGTGGCTGGTCGAAATCGATAGCGGGCGTATACTCTACGAAAGCCCCGCGGCGTCCGAACTTTTGGGTGTCGAGTGGCCGGCAAGAGAACAACGCAACGTCGTCGACTTCTATGCAGACCCCGGCGATCGCGGAGCCTATCTGGCCGAGATCAAGAAGACTGGCGAGGTTCGCGATCTGAAGTTCCAGGTCAAACGGGCCGACGGCGACGTCATCTGGGTTTCCGTCACCAGCCGCCTTCTGCAGACCAATGGACCGCCCGTCGCCATATCCAGCATGGTCGATCTGACCGAACGCCTGGCGTTCGAGGATGAGTTGGAGCGCCAAAAAGAGGTGCTCCACCAGAACGAAAAGTTGAGCGCGATGGGCGAACTCTTGGCCAGTGTCGCCCATGAGTTAAACAACCCGTTGTCGGTGGTCGTCGGGCAGGCGATCCTGTTGGCCGAATCAGCGGCCGACGAACAGATGAAGGACCGTGCCGATCGCATCGGACATGCGGCCGAACGATGCGGACGCATCGTCAAGACGTTCCTGGCCATGGCGCGCCAGCAACCGTCGATCAGCGAACCAATTGACGTCAATCACGCGATCGATGTCGCGTTGGAAGTCTGCGACGATGACCTGAACAGCGCCGACATCAAGATCTCTCGCCACCTGTCACATAAGCTGCCGGCGGTCGCGGCCGACTTCGGCCAGATCAGCCAGGTCATTGCAAACCTGATCATCAATGCCAAACATGCAATGGAAAACCATAGCGATGACCGGGTGCTGAAGCTGACGTCATCCTTCCGGCCGACGACCGGTGACGTGGTCGTGAAGGTCAAGGATAGCGGCCCGGGTATTCCAAGCGAGATACGCAACCGTATCTTTGAACCATTTTTTACCACCAAGGCCACGGGCAAAGGCACCGGTATCGGTTTGGCACTTTGTCATCGTATCATCGAGACCCATGGTGGGCGCATCAAGCTGGACGATGCGTGTAAGGACGGCACGGCGTTTGTTATCAAGCTGCCCTGCCATCACGCCGAGAGGGCGGAACAGTTGACGATGGAAAGCACGACACAAGGCGCGCGCCAGCTTTCGATTCTGGCGATTGACGACGAGGAAGACATGACGGAGCTCGTCGCCGACATCCTGCGATTCGACGGCCATGACGTGGAAACCGCCAACTCCGGCAAACGCGCATTGGAACTCATCGCCCAGAACGACTTCGACGTCATCTTGAGCGACCTGCGCATGCCCGGTCTGGACGGCCCCACATTGTTCCGGCATCTCGAGGAATCGCGGCCAGAGCTGGTGTCGTGCATCGCCTTTATCACCGGCGACACGTTGAGCACCGACATCCATCAGTTCCTCAAGTCGTCAAAGCGTCCCTATCTGGAAAAACCCGCAGGACCTGCGGATATACGTGCCCTGGTCCAGGCGATTGCCGAGCAGCGCGGCACCTAG
- a CDS encoding tetratricopeptide repeat protein, with the protein MPQTDFSGAPVSTTNRTSIEGLDRAFALFQGYFNDPLAEIDDVLAADPDFVMGHCFRAGLFLISSEKAAVPELEASVAEIEKRVDQANERERGHLAAAKAWLAGDFHGAAERYGDVLSTYPRDAIAMQFAHQCDFLLGQSRMLRDRVAWVLPHWAPNEPTWGYLQGMYAFGLEEMGHYGEAERAAQASIEMNPRDAWGVHALAHILEMQGRTSEGIDFLESTSDNWSPENGFAFHNWWHLALYYLDQRDFGRVLDLYDRSIHPEASDVLMELVDAASLLWRLQLAGHDVGDRWTDVVETYKGATKDGYYAFNDMHAMMAFVSTGRRDAAEQVMSTLVKRAGDNDSNGQMTREVGLPVCRAIEAFDRGDYDAVIESLRPVRLIASRFGGSNAQRDVLDWTLVEAAFRGGRQGLAEALINERTARKPESSMARWFKTRVTANTANVETAA; encoded by the coding sequence ATGCCGCAGACTGATTTCAGTGGTGCACCGGTTTCCACAACCAACCGCACCTCCATTGAGGGTCTCGATCGCGCCTTCGCCCTGTTTCAGGGCTACTTCAACGATCCGCTGGCCGAGATCGACGACGTACTGGCCGCCGATCCCGACTTTGTTATGGGTCACTGTTTCCGCGCCGGTCTGTTTCTGATCTCCAGCGAAAAGGCCGCCGTGCCGGAGCTTGAGGCGTCGGTGGCTGAAATCGAGAAACGCGTCGACCAGGCCAACGAGCGCGAGCGTGGCCATCTGGCCGCCGCCAAGGCGTGGTTGGCCGGCGATTTCCACGGCGCGGCCGAACGCTATGGCGATGTCTTGAGCACCTATCCGCGTGACGCCATCGCCATGCAGTTTGCCCATCAGTGCGATTTCTTGCTGGGTCAGTCGCGCATGCTGCGTGATCGCGTGGCCTGGGTGTTGCCCCATTGGGCACCGAATGAGCCGACCTGGGGTTACCTGCAGGGCATGTATGCGTTCGGTTTGGAAGAAATGGGCCACTATGGCGAAGCCGAGCGAGCCGCGCAGGCGTCGATCGAGATGAACCCGCGTGACGCATGGGGTGTCCATGCCCTGGCCCATATCCTCGAGATGCAGGGACGGACCTCAGAGGGCATCGACTTCCTGGAGTCGACCTCCGACAACTGGTCGCCCGAAAACGGTTTTGCCTTCCACAACTGGTGGCACCTGGCGCTCTACTATCTCGATCAGCGCGACTTTGGCCGCGTGCTCGACCTCTATGACCGTTCGATCCATCCTGAAGCCTCGGACGTGTTGATGGAACTGGTCGATGCCGCCTCGTTGCTGTGGCGCTTGCAACTGGCCGGCCACGATGTCGGCGACCGGTGGACCGACGTCGTCGAGACTTACAAAGGTGCGACGAAGGACGGCTACTACGCCTTTAATGACATGCACGCCATGATGGCCTTTGTGTCGACCGGTCGCCGTGATGCTGCCGAACAGGTCATGTCGACGCTTGTCAAACGGGCCGGCGACAACGACTCGAACGGCCAAATGACACGCGAGGTCGGCTTGCCGGTGTGTCGCGCTATCGAGGCCTTCGATAGAGGCGACTACGACGCCGTGATCGAGTCGTTGCGTCCGGTGCGCCTGATCGCCAGCCGCTTCGGTGGCAGCAACGCCCAGCGCGACGTTCTCGACTGGACGTTGGTCGAGGCCGCTTTCCGCGGCGGACGCCAGGGCCTCGCAGAAGCGCTGATCAACGAGCGTACGGCGCGCAAGCCAGAGAGCTCCATGGCGCGTTGGTTCAAGACCCGCGTTACCGCAAACACCGCAAACGTCGAGACGGCTGCGTAA
- a CDS encoding alpha/beta hydrolase, translated as MAVRSTGSGRPVVLLHSSASSSAQWRDAMIDMASAYRVFAPDFPGYGKSAGWSGTAPRTLATDCEVVSSISEDCREPIHLVGHSYGGAVALWYAMRYPQTVKSLTLIEPVAFNVLRFGARGRRFLFDEVEDVATTVVTALSRGDHFAGMAHFIDYWNGRGTWDLLPRERQELLATQIENIAQEFSAVFDDPRSTAAYEDLQVPTLIIRGDQSRVPAMSVAASLARAIPAAVLHTIEGAGHMLPLTHKSLVQTAISHHINRHAHSAVSVPALPHAA; from the coding sequence GTGGCCGTTCGATCAACCGGGTCGGGAAGGCCCGTCGTGCTGCTTCACAGCTCTGCCAGTTCAAGCGCGCAATGGCGTGACGCGATGATCGACATGGCTTCCGCCTATCGCGTGTTCGCGCCGGACTTTCCCGGTTACGGCAAGAGTGCCGGATGGTCGGGCACGGCGCCGCGCACGCTGGCGACGGATTGCGAAGTCGTCTCGTCGATCTCGGAAGACTGCCGCGAACCGATCCATCTGGTCGGCCACTCCTATGGCGGCGCGGTCGCCCTGTGGTACGCCATGCGGTACCCCCAGACGGTGAAGAGCCTGACGCTGATCGAGCCCGTGGCCTTCAATGTTCTGCGCTTCGGTGCTCGGGGCCGCCGCTTCCTGTTCGATGAAGTGGAAGATGTTGCGACAACGGTCGTGACCGCGCTCAGCCGTGGTGATCACTTTGCCGGCATGGCGCATTTTATCGACTACTGGAACGGCCGCGGCACCTGGGACCTGCTGCCGCGTGAACGCCAGGAATTGCTCGCCACACAGATCGAGAACATTGCCCAGGAGTTCAGCGCGGTCTTCGACGACCCACGATCCACAGCGGCCTATGAGGATCTTCAGGTGCCGACCCTGATCATTCGCGGCGATCAGTCCCGTGTGCCGGCGATGAGCGTTGCCGCCAGCCTGGCGCGCGCCATACCAGCCGCGGTGCTGCACACGATCGAGGGCGCCGGGCACATGTTGCCTCTGACGCACAAGTCCTTGGTTCAGACAGCCATCAGCCATCACATCAACCGGCACGCCCATTCAGCTGTCAGCGTGCCGGCCTTGCCGCACGCGGCATAA
- a CDS encoding PLP-dependent transferase — MNYETTNPQTLAVHHGFSSDPTTGAVTVPIYQSAAFTFDNTEHAADLFALKQLGNIYTRIHNPTCDVLEQRIAAMEGGAAAMTTASGQSAVAFSILNIAQAGDNIVSSTDLYGGSWNLFSNTLPTLGIEVRFVDPADPEAFRQATDDRTRAYFAETLPNPKLEAFPIAEVAAIGEELGVPLIVDNTAAPVICRPFDHGAHIIVYSATKYIGGHGTSIGGLIVDGGKFDWERHAKRFPVLNQPDPSYHGAVWTEATKEMGPVAYIVKARCTLQRDLGAPMSPFNAFQFLQGLETLPIRMREHCRNAQVVADFLAGRKEVTRVIHPGHTEGEVRRRARSYLSGGFGGLVGFELAEGVEAGRQFIDNLSLAYHCANIGDARTLAIHPASTTHSQLTPDEQVATGVTPGYVRLAVGIEDVVDIIGDISQALDAVSTVKKAA, encoded by the coding sequence ATGAACTACGAAACCACCAATCCCCAAACACTTGCCGTCCATCATGGATTCAGTTCGGATCCAACCACCGGCGCCGTTACCGTGCCGATCTATCAGTCAGCCGCTTTCACGTTCGACAACACCGAACACGCCGCCGATCTGTTCGCATTGAAGCAGTTGGGCAATATCTACACGCGCATTCACAATCCGACCTGCGATGTGCTGGAACAGCGCATCGCGGCGATGGAAGGTGGCGCGGCGGCCATGACGACCGCGTCCGGTCAGTCGGCGGTCGCGTTCTCAATCCTGAACATCGCCCAGGCGGGTGACAACATCGTCAGCTCGACCGACCTCTACGGCGGCAGCTGGAATCTGTTTTCCAACACCCTGCCGACCTTGGGTATCGAGGTGCGTTTTGTCGATCCCGCCGATCCGGAAGCTTTCCGCCAGGCCACCGACGATCGGACAAGAGCCTATTTCGCCGAAACCTTGCCCAATCCCAAGCTTGAGGCTTTCCCGATCGCGGAAGTCGCGGCTATCGGTGAGGAGCTCGGTGTGCCGCTTATCGTCGATAACACGGCCGCGCCCGTGATTTGCCGGCCTTTCGACCATGGCGCCCACATCATTGTCTATTCGGCGACCAAGTACATCGGCGGTCACGGTACATCGATCGGCGGTTTGATTGTCGACGGCGGAAAGTTTGACTGGGAGCGTCATGCCAAACGTTTTCCGGTGCTGAACCAGCCCGATCCCAGCTATCACGGTGCTGTCTGGACCGAGGCGACCAAGGAGATGGGCCCGGTTGCCTATATCGTCAAAGCGCGGTGCACATTGCAGCGTGATCTCGGCGCGCCGATGAGCCCGTTCAATGCCTTCCAGTTCCTGCAGGGTCTGGAGACCTTGCCGATCAGGATGCGCGAGCATTGCCGCAATGCCCAGGTCGTTGCCGATTTCCTGGCGGGCCGCAAAGAAGTCACGCGTGTCATTCACCCGGGTCACACGGAAGGCGAAGTTCGCCGCCGTGCGCGCTCGTACCTGAGTGGCGGCTTCGGCGGTCTGGTCGGGTTCGAACTGGCTGAAGGCGTCGAGGCCGGACGCCAGTTCATCGACAATCTGTCGCTTGCCTATCACTGCGCCAATATCGGTGATGCCCGGACGCTGGCCATCCACCCGGCTTCGACGACACATTCGCAGTTGACGCCCGACGAGCAGGTAGCGACCGGCGTGACGCCAGGCTATGTGCGGTTGGCTGTCGGTATCGAAGACGTCGTCGACATCATCGGCGATATCAGCCAGGCGCTCGATGCGGTCTCGACCGTAAAGAAAGCAGCGTGA
- a CDS encoding homoserine O-succinyltransferase, producing MPIVLPNELPARDILVGEGVAVTAHEAPLKVALVNLMPQKPATERQFARLLAHSPFAVDLTLLLPSGYEPKTTGHDHLKRFYQRWEDVAHHRFDGLIVTGAPVELLPFGAVTYWRSLARLFDWADDHVGLSLYVCWAAQAALFHRHGIRKEPLPRKVFGLYQQDIEDSGHWLVRGLGGRMTTPVSRHTTVDQRAIDDVDDLVTLAASNETGPCLLADEQRSAAYMFNHLEYEADTLWNEYHRDATAGLDTREPLNMKARKRDALGRPPWWRDSRVFFDNWVGAMARRRCATIVPPALSRQAFVPRHHLPC from the coding sequence ATGCCCATTGTTCTTCCGAATGAACTACCTGCCCGGGATATCCTGGTGGGTGAAGGTGTCGCGGTAACCGCCCATGAAGCGCCGCTGAAGGTGGCGCTGGTCAACCTGATGCCGCAAAAGCCGGCGACCGAACGCCAATTCGCCCGGCTATTGGCCCATTCGCCTTTTGCCGTTGACCTGACGTTGCTCTTGCCATCGGGCTACGAACCCAAGACAACCGGACACGACCATCTAAAGCGCTTCTACCAGCGTTGGGAGGATGTCGCCCATCACCGGTTCGACGGTCTGATCGTGACCGGCGCGCCGGTCGAACTGCTGCCGTTCGGCGCCGTCACTTACTGGCGCTCGCTGGCTCGGCTGTTTGATTGGGCCGACGACCATGTCGGTCTCAGTCTTTACGTTTGCTGGGCCGCGCAGGCGGCGCTGTTCCATCGCCACGGCATCCGGAAGGAGCCGCTGCCGCGAAAGGTCTTCGGACTCTACCAGCAGGACATCGAGGACAGCGGACACTGGTTGGTGCGTGGTCTGGGCGGACGTATGACAACCCCGGTGTCGCGCCATACGACGGTCGACCAGCGGGCGATCGACGATGTGGACGACCTCGTGACGCTGGCCGCGTCGAACGAGACCGGCCCGTGCCTGCTGGCCGACGAGCAGCGCTCGGCTGCCTATATGTTCAATCACCTGGAGTACGAGGCCGATACACTGTGGAACGAGTATCATCGTGACGCCACGGCCGGTCTCGACACGCGGGAACCGCTAAACATGAAGGCCCGCAAACGAGACGCGTTGGGCCGGCCGCCGTGGTGGCGCGATTCCCGTGTCTTTTTCGATAACTGGGTGGGCGCCATGGCCAGGCGGCGTTGTGCCACCATTGTACCGCCTGCGCTATCACGGCAGGCCTTCGTACCGCGTCACCATCTGCCGTGCTGA